A section of the Vicinamibacterales bacterium genome encodes:
- a CDS encoding S8 family serine peptidase, which produces MRRFVPPWMALVLLLAASTAASAGQFILRARTTADADTLCRRYGLIDVRLVHQQGPEEVCLVLANTQSAAEDSALRALVAADPLTVSIETDTSLALAESTSAGPALAQSTAAILEAFSRQAPVAYFGRQMPGGYVSQPAAGVIRLADAQQLATGGGVVAIIDTGIDPGHPALADVVVPGYDFVNDVGGVPTDFADLAQSTAAILEQLSGAAPNSVAILNQSTAAILEQATSNMLNAAQLPAAFGHGTMVAGLVHLVAPTASIMPLKAFRADGNASMSDLVSAIYYAVDHGATVINMSFTLAGPSQSLLDAITYAASQRTLLVAAVGNGGSQMTTYPASWPGVIAVASTTLADQRSVFSNYGRVDLSAPGEALITAYPGNHYAAVWGTSFSTALVSGAAALLQQWRPGLTEANALKVLEQGASVPSSLGKARLDLHRALVYLFHELN; this is translated from the coding sequence ATGAGACGGTTCGTTCCGCCATGGATGGCGCTGGTACTGCTGTTGGCTGCCAGCACCGCGGCAAGTGCCGGACAGTTCATTCTCCGCGCGCGGACCACGGCCGACGCCGACACGCTGTGTCGACGGTACGGTCTGATCGATGTTCGCCTGGTTCACCAGCAGGGCCCGGAAGAAGTCTGTCTCGTTCTCGCCAACACGCAGTCGGCCGCGGAGGACAGCGCCCTGAGGGCTCTCGTGGCGGCCGATCCGCTGACTGTCAGCATCGAGACCGACACGAGTCTGGCGCTGGCGGAATCAACGTCGGCCGGACCGGCCTTGGCGCAGTCCACGGCCGCGATCCTCGAGGCGTTCAGCCGCCAGGCGCCGGTCGCGTACTTCGGCCGCCAGATGCCCGGCGGATACGTGAGTCAGCCGGCGGCCGGTGTGATTCGCCTCGCAGATGCCCAACAACTGGCCACTGGGGGAGGTGTGGTCGCGATCATCGATACCGGCATCGACCCTGGCCATCCAGCCCTCGCGGACGTGGTCGTTCCCGGTTACGACTTTGTGAACGACGTCGGCGGCGTTCCCACGGATTTCGCCGACCTCGCCCAATCGACTGCCGCGATCCTCGAGCAACTGTCCGGCGCGGCGCCGAACAGCGTGGCCATCCTCAATCAATCCACCGCGGCCATCCTCGAGCAAGCCACGTCGAACATGCTCAATGCGGCTCAGCTTCCCGCGGCGTTCGGGCACGGCACGATGGTCGCGGGACTCGTGCATCTGGTGGCGCCGACGGCGAGCATCATGCCGTTGAAGGCCTTTCGGGCCGATGGGAACGCGTCCATGTCGGACCTCGTCAGCGCCATCTACTACGCGGTGGATCACGGTGCCACGGTCATCAACATGAGCTTCACACTGGCTGGCCCCTCCCAGTCGCTGCTGGACGCCATCACCTACGCGGCCAGCCAGCGCACGCTGCTCGTCGCCGCCGTCGGGAACGGCGGATCCCAGATGACAACCTATCCCGCTTCCTGGCCCGGCGTGATCGCGGTCGCCTCGACGACCCTGGCGGATCAACGGAGCGTGTTCTCCAACTACGGCAGGGTGGACCTCAGCGCGCCCGGCGAGGCGCTGATCACCGCCTATCCCGGCAACCACTACGCCGCGGTGTGGGGCACGTCGTTTTCGACCGCATTGGTCTCCGGCGCGGCCGCGCTGCTGCAGCAGTGGCGGCCCGGATTGACCGAAGCAAACGCCCTGAAGGTGCTCGAGCAGGGCGCGAGCGTTCCGAGTTCGCTCGGCAAGGCGCGGCTGGATCTGCACAGAGCGCTCGTGTACCTGTTTCACGAGCTGAACTGA